TAGCACATCTACTATCTACAGAGAAAATGGTTACGGACAGTTTAATCAGAGGTACTTGTACACAATCTTATCCTGCAGGGTCTGAATCTCTAACTTGACAGGGCATTTGTAAAAGTGTGACAGCAGTGACTCTGTATAGCCAATCAGGAAGTAAAACTTCTGTGGTGGTAACTTCTGTAGCATCACTGCGCACACATTCAGCAAATTGCCACGCCTTTTGATGACAATCTCATTGGCCAGGCACCCGTGGAACGTCCCAAACATGAACCTCCGAATGAAGACATCTTCTACAGTGCGTTCAGCTGCCCCATCCTCTCCTTTGAGGTTACCTATcagcaagagagaaaaa
The Maylandia zebra isolate NMK-2024a linkage group LG7, Mzebra_GT3a, whole genome shotgun sequence DNA segment above includes these coding regions:
- the mrps24 gene encoding small ribosomal subunit protein uS3m produces the protein MAASLSSIGNVRVLSALAWSSSLCSFSGSRGLHVTVSCCKNRAARIRVGKGDKPVTYEQAHHPHHIGHRKGWLSQHTSNLKGEDGAAERTVEDVFIRRFMFGTFHGCLANEIVIKRRGNLLNVCAVMLQKLPPQKFYFLIGYTESLLSHFYKCPVKLEIQTLQDKIVYKYL